A single region of the Salipaludibacillus sp. LMS25 genome encodes:
- a CDS encoding GNAT family N-acetyltransferase: MRRDIRAMTVEHWPQVKTIYEEGIASKIATFETKAPTWKEWDSSHLSRCRLVMTASDVVVGWAALTFVSSRCVYAGVAEVSIYVKGSERGQGIGSVLLNELIKESEKEHIWTLQSGIFPENKGSLQLHYNNGFRLVGRRERIAKLDGNWKDVLLLERRSLITGLS, translated from the coding sequence ATGAGGAGAGATATCAGAGCGATGACGGTTGAACATTGGCCACAAGTAAAAACGATCTATGAAGAAGGGATTGCCTCAAAAATAGCGACATTTGAAACTAAAGCGCCTACATGGAAAGAATGGGATTCTTCACATTTATCTAGATGCCGTTTAGTAATGACAGCTAGTGATGTCGTTGTAGGATGGGCAGCTTTAACGTTTGTGTCTAGTCGATGCGTGTATGCCGGAGTAGCGGAAGTGAGTATATATGTGAAAGGGAGTGAAAGAGGACAAGGCATTGGTTCAGTCCTTTTGAACGAACTCATTAAGGAAAGTGAAAAGGAACATATATGGACACTACAATCAGGGATATTTCCTGAAAATAAAGGAAGTCTGCAACTTCATTATAACAATGGCTTTCGTTTAGTTGGCCGACGTGAACGGATTGCTAAACTTGATGGTAACTGGAAAGACGTCTTATTATTGGAACGCCGTAGCTTAATAACGGGGCTATCATAA
- the rpmA gene encoding 50S ribosomal protein L27 → MFLKLDLQFFAQKKGVGSTKNGRDSNSKRLGTKRGDGQSVTGGSILVRQRGTKIYPGVNVGKGGDDTLFAKVDGVVKFERVGRDRKRVSVYPEVQEA, encoded by the coding sequence ATGTTCTTAAAATTAGACCTTCAATTTTTTGCCCAGAAAAAAGGGGTAGGTAGTACAAAAAACGGTCGTGACTCTAATTCCAAACGTTTAGGTACAAAACGTGGTGACGGACAATCTGTTACTGGTGGATCTATTTTAGTACGTCAACGAGGCACTAAAATTTATCCAGGCGTGAACGTTGGAAAAGGTGGAGACGACACATTATTTGCGAAAGTTGATGGCGTTGTTAAATTTGAACGCGTTGGCCGTGATCGTAAACGTGTAAGTGTGTATCCTGAAGTGCAGGAAGCATAA
- a CDS encoding ribosomal-processing cysteine protease Prp translates to MIHVTFNRNDDGTIHTFTLKGHAESGPYGHDLVCAGVSAVSFGAVNAIADLCDTKMMVETKDDGGFLRCRVPDGLNHDTFEKVQLLLNGMLVSMKTIEDQYSQFIRIDS, encoded by the coding sequence ATGATTCATGTAACATTCAACCGGAATGACGATGGAACAATCCATACATTTACGCTGAAAGGCCATGCGGAATCAGGTCCTTATGGACATGATCTCGTCTGTGCAGGAGTATCAGCTGTTTCTTTTGGAGCAGTGAACGCCATTGCCGATCTTTGTGATACAAAGATGATGGTTGAAACGAAAGATGACGGAGGCTTTCTCCGCTGTCGTGTTCCTGATGGGTTAAATCATGACACATTTGAGAAAGTACAACTACTATTAAATGGCATGCTTGTCTCAATGAAAACGATTGAGGACCAGTATAGCCAATTTATACGTATCGATTCATAA
- the rplU gene encoding 50S ribosomal protein L21 — translation MYAIIETGGKQVKVTEGQEVYVEKLDVVEGDTVTFDRVLLVGGDDTKVGAPLIDGATVTAKVEKHDRAKKITVFKYKAKKNYRRKQGHRQPYTKVIIDKINA, via the coding sequence ATGTACGCAATTATTGAAACTGGTGGAAAGCAAGTTAAAGTAACTGAAGGACAAGAAGTTTACGTTGAAAAGCTTGACGTTGTTGAAGGTGATACAGTAACTTTTGACCGTGTTCTTCTCGTCGGAGGAGATGACACGAAGGTAGGAGCTCCCCTTATTGACGGAGCTACAGTGACTGCAAAGGTTGAGAAACATGATCGTGCGAAAAAAATCACTGTCTTCAAATATAAAGCCAAAAAGAATTACCGTCGTAAGCAAGGTCACCGTCAGCCATACACAAAAGTGATTATCGATAAGATTAATGCTTAA
- a CDS encoding Rne/Rng family ribonuclease, producing the protein MRQIVLHRRFEDIRGAVIENGNVVEWLFEGKADVLKPGIIIKGKVEKIIPGMDAAFVNIGSEKNGFLLKKELIGFQQERHQSKLITSLLKQGQSIIVQVKKEEFGTKGAKLTEQLSFPGKYLVYLPFGDYIAISKKISQDEERERLRDIAGDCLENEEGIIIRTSAAKTSNATLKAELAYLREQFTTTMRKAQGYEGITILYNSTSVIRRVIRDFIDREGTQFVVDDINDYKELTASLASDSEDKVTLYQGKENLFTYFDLDKVLDKTLSSFLWLKNGGSLHIDYTEAMTVIDVNSAKFTSKQGLSDTAKKTNLDAVSTIAQQLRLRDIGGIILIDFIDMPLEKDRQDVMYALKNALKPDRTITNVLGFTQLGLLEMTRKKTRKAIHEIIYSNCKMCDGTGLVKSEAEVAAELEEALFALRTSESPAVVVDVHKGTLALFLNEGKRRLKWLETVLSKRIFLRAVTEKGFQIRFEGEEQEAWNLWTKD; encoded by the coding sequence GTGAGACAAATTGTATTGCACCGACGTTTTGAAGATATTCGAGGGGCAGTCATTGAGAATGGAAATGTCGTCGAGTGGCTTTTTGAAGGAAAGGCAGATGTATTGAAACCAGGTATTATAATTAAAGGGAAAGTGGAAAAAATTATACCAGGTATGGATGCGGCTTTTGTTAATATAGGCTCAGAGAAAAACGGATTTTTATTAAAAAAAGAATTAATTGGTTTTCAACAAGAAAGACATCAATCAAAACTGATTACCTCGTTACTAAAGCAGGGACAGTCAATCATTGTTCAAGTAAAGAAAGAAGAGTTTGGCACAAAAGGGGCAAAATTGACTGAACAGTTATCATTTCCTGGGAAATACCTTGTTTATTTACCGTTTGGAGATTACATTGCTATCTCTAAGAAAATCAGTCAGGATGAGGAGCGTGAACGGTTACGAGATATCGCTGGGGATTGCCTTGAAAATGAGGAAGGCATCATTATTCGCACAAGTGCTGCGAAAACATCTAATGCTACACTTAAAGCAGAACTTGCCTATTTAAGAGAACAATTTACCACTACTATGAGAAAGGCTCAAGGGTACGAGGGGATAACTATCTTGTATAATAGTACCTCGGTTATAAGACGTGTGATTAGAGATTTTATCGACCGCGAAGGGACCCAATTTGTTGTTGACGATATAAATGATTATAAAGAACTGACAGCTAGCTTAGCTTCTGATTCAGAGGATAAAGTGACCCTTTATCAAGGAAAAGAAAACCTGTTTACTTATTTTGACTTGGATAAAGTGCTAGATAAAACGCTTTCTTCATTTTTATGGTTGAAAAATGGTGGTTCTCTTCACATTGATTATACAGAGGCCATGACCGTTATCGATGTGAACTCTGCAAAATTTACAAGTAAACAAGGGTTAAGTGATACTGCGAAAAAAACCAACCTTGATGCTGTCTCAACGATTGCGCAACAACTTAGATTAAGAGATATCGGTGGCATTATTTTAATTGATTTTATTGATATGCCGTTAGAAAAGGATAGACAGGATGTTATGTATGCATTAAAAAATGCCCTTAAACCTGACCGGACGATTACAAATGTCCTTGGTTTTACGCAATTAGGGCTGTTAGAAATGACACGAAAGAAAACACGTAAAGCGATACATGAAATAATCTACTCTAATTGTAAAATGTGTGATGGGACAGGTCTTGTAAAAAGTGAAGCTGAAGTAGCGGCGGAATTAGAGGAAGCACTTTTTGCCCTCCGTACTTCTGAGTCTCCTGCCGTTGTAGTAGATGTTCATAAAGGGACGTTAGCTTTATTTTTAAATGAAGGTAAACGTCGTCTTAAGTGGTTGGAGACGGTTCTTTCTAAACGGATTTTTTTAAGAGCTGTTACGGAAAAAGGTTTTCAGATCCGATTTGAAGGGGAAGAGCAAGAAGCGTGGAACTTATGGACTAAAGACTAG
- a CDS encoding M50 family metallopeptidase, protein MINLLRLIKIHPLLWIILGIGGLAGLFKEILMLLFIILVHELGHACTAKYYGWRIRKIELMPFGGVAEMEEYGNRPIKEEFFVTLNGPLQHLWMMCASMYLSYTPIWSEADHRLFLFHNISILLFNLIPILPLDGGKLFFTLQSYFLPFQKSYRLTTIFSLIMLIIMTFIAVIILPFHLNLVVIVGFLWVHQYLEWRQRHYHFMRFLLERQRLQLNKEKKNVLVHSKMTVSEAVKEIYREKKVTFLMKTENGEKCVNETLVLQAFFDRQQKAFPLALLI, encoded by the coding sequence TTGATTAACTTATTACGCTTAATAAAAATTCATCCTTTACTATGGATTATCTTAGGTATTGGTGGTCTAGCAGGCTTATTTAAAGAAATCCTCATGCTTTTATTTATTATTCTCGTGCATGAGTTAGGCCATGCTTGTACAGCTAAATATTATGGTTGGCGGATTCGGAAAATTGAGCTAATGCCTTTCGGCGGTGTGGCGGAAATGGAGGAATACGGAAACCGCCCCATTAAAGAAGAATTTTTTGTCACCCTTAATGGGCCTCTGCAGCATTTATGGATGATGTGTGCAAGCATGTATTTATCATATACACCTATTTGGTCTGAAGCAGATCATCGGTTATTTTTATTTCATAATATTTCTATTCTATTATTTAATTTAATTCCAATATTACCATTAGATGGTGGTAAACTTTTTTTTACATTACAGAGCTATTTTCTTCCCTTTCAAAAATCTTACCGTTTAACGACTATTTTTTCCCTCATCATGCTAATAATTATGACGTTTATAGCAGTCATTATCTTACCATTTCATTTAAATTTAGTGGTTATCGTAGGCTTTTTGTGGGTACATCAATACTTAGAATGGCGACAGAGGCATTATCATTTCATGCGCTTCTTATTAGAAAGACAGCGTCTGCAACTGAATAAAGAGAAAAAAAACGTGCTAGTTCATTCTAAAATGACCGTGTCTGAAGCGGTAAAAGAGATTTATCGAGAAAAAAAAGTAACCTTCTTAATGAAAACTGAAAACGGAGAAAAATGTGTAAATGAAACACTTGTCCTTCAAGCTTTTTTTGATCGACAGCAAAAAGCTTTTCCATTAGCCCTTCTTATATAG
- a CDS encoding M23 family metallopeptidase: protein MNDRVAKLKRKMEARRRKRQEKKLPYKSVQRQRLRSDNQSMWEMKHDEEREATIYSFDMVKDRSLQKPTTESYFNKDTFIMQLLAGVCFFLIIGILMQTSTPALEQMRHFVERQFKEEFQFERVALWYEDLFGRPVALFPTQMETVAPGDLEEQVPNHYALPATGTIKETFEQNGRGIYVETDLEEAVEAVRSGVIRYIGEDEEHEWGQVVIVRHYDGGESWYGMLEDIYVNLYDHVDSGDVLASVSSHAEHEETGIYYFALKEGDVFIDPVDVISVD, encoded by the coding sequence ATGAATGATAGAGTTGCGAAGTTAAAGCGTAAAATGGAGGCTAGAAGACGCAAACGTCAAGAGAAAAAACTTCCATACAAATCTGTACAGAGACAGAGATTACGGAGTGACAATCAGTCAATGTGGGAGATGAAGCATGATGAAGAACGTGAGGCCACTATCTACTCATTTGATATGGTAAAAGATAGATCGCTCCAAAAGCCAACCACAGAATCTTACTTCAACAAAGATACTTTTATAATGCAACTACTTGCCGGTGTTTGTTTTTTTCTAATAATCGGTATTCTTATGCAAACGAGTACACCAGCTTTAGAGCAAATGAGACATTTTGTGGAACGGCAATTTAAAGAAGAATTTCAATTTGAACGTGTTGCTCTTTGGTACGAAGATTTATTTGGACGCCCAGTAGCTCTCTTTCCTACCCAAATGGAAACGGTGGCACCAGGCGATTTAGAAGAACAGGTCCCAAATCACTATGCTTTACCAGCAACAGGGACGATAAAAGAGACTTTTGAGCAAAATGGGCGAGGGATTTATGTTGAAACAGATTTAGAAGAAGCCGTTGAAGCAGTAAGAAGTGGTGTGATTCGTTATATTGGTGAAGATGAGGAACATGAATGGGGACAGGTTGTAATTGTAAGGCATTATGATGGGGGGGAGTCATGGTATGGCATGCTTGAAGACATTTATGTGAATCTATATGATCATGTAGATAGTGGGGATGTTTTGGCGAGTGTCTCGTCACATGCAGAACATGAAGAGACAGGTATTTATTATTTTGCATTAAAAGAAGGGGATGTTTTTATAGATCCGGTTGACGTGATTTCCGTTGATTAA
- the minD gene encoding septum site-determining protein MinD: MGEAIVVTSGKGGVGKTTTTANIGTALALSGKKVCLVDTDIGLRNLDVVMGLENRIIYDLVDVVDGNCRLQQALIKDKRFDCLFLLPAAQTKDKSAVEPEQMKVLINELKQDYDYILIDCPAGIEQGYKNAVAGADKAIVVTTPEISSVRDADRIIGLLEKEETISPPKLVINRIRNHMMKNGEAMDVEELVSILAIDLLGIVVDDDDVIKSSNNGEPIALDPKSKASIAYRNIGRRITGETVPLMSLEDDKGMLTRLKKFLGIRG, from the coding sequence GTGGGAGAAGCCATAGTTGTAACGTCAGGTAAAGGCGGTGTCGGAAAAACGACGACCACTGCCAATATCGGGACAGCATTAGCTTTGTCAGGTAAAAAAGTTTGTTTAGTTGACACAGATATTGGTTTAAGAAATCTGGATGTCGTAATGGGTCTAGAAAACAGAATCATATATGACCTAGTCGATGTCGTTGACGGCAATTGTCGACTTCAACAAGCGTTAATAAAAGACAAACGGTTTGATTGCCTATTTCTCCTTCCAGCTGCTCAAACAAAAGACAAATCGGCAGTGGAACCAGAACAAATGAAAGTATTAATAAATGAATTAAAGCAAGATTATGACTATATTTTAATTGACTGTCCAGCGGGTATTGAGCAAGGGTACAAAAATGCTGTGGCTGGCGCAGATAAAGCAATTGTAGTCACGACGCCTGAAATTTCGTCTGTTCGTGATGCGGATCGAATTATCGGTTTACTAGAAAAAGAAGAAACTATTTCTCCGCCAAAACTCGTTATAAATCGTATTAGAAATCATATGATGAAAAATGGCGAAGCCATGGATGTAGAAGAGCTTGTTTCTATACTAGCAATTGATCTATTAGGGATTGTAGTTGATGACGATGATGTCATCAAATCTTCTAATAACGGTGAACCTATTGCATTAGATCCGAAAAGTAAGGCGTCAATAGCTTACCGGAATATAGGAAGAAGAATTACAGGAGAAACGGTCCCTTTGATGTCTTTAGAAGACGATAAAGGAATGTTGACTCGCTTAAAGAAATTCCTTGGCATCCGAGGGTGA
- the minC gene encoding septum site-determining protein MinC: protein MKTNQKKNQYVIIKGTKDGLTFILDDQCSMDTLKNALKETLSDRPEPSKELQGTVKAKLVMGKRYLDEVELQELEALFSKEMNIKVEDIESDVISRAEAEHLIKEKQMTKIARIIRSGQVIDLQGDLLIIGDVNPGGTVKATGNIYILGKLKGIAHAGSNGNKDAVICAAEMTPSQLRIASVVRRSPEEPEQLIEQMMECAYLNDNEEMILEKLHKLSRLRPLLATELS from the coding sequence ATGAAAACAAATCAAAAAAAAAACCAATATGTCATTATAAAGGGAACTAAAGATGGCCTGACATTTATTCTGGATGACCAATGCTCGATGGACACGTTAAAGAACGCATTGAAAGAAACGCTATCTGACCGTCCAGAACCTTCTAAAGAATTACAAGGGACTGTAAAAGCGAAGCTTGTTATGGGTAAGCGTTATTTGGATGAAGTCGAGCTTCAAGAGTTGGAGGCTCTATTCTCTAAAGAAATGAATATCAAGGTAGAAGATATCGAATCAGATGTGATTTCCAGAGCAGAAGCTGAGCATCTCATAAAAGAAAAACAAATGACTAAAATAGCTAGAATCATCCGTTCTGGACAAGTTATTGATTTGCAAGGTGATCTTCTCATTATAGGTGATGTGAACCCAGGAGGAACAGTTAAAGCAACTGGAAACATTTACATATTGGGTAAGTTAAAAGGAATTGCTCATGCTGGCAGTAACGGCAACAAAGACGCGGTTATATGCGCAGCAGAAATGACACCTTCCCAGCTTCGAATAGCTTCTGTTGTTAGGCGTTCACCTGAGGAACCAGAGCAGTTAATCGAGCAAATGATGGAATGTGCCTACCTCAATGACAATGAAGAAATGATCCTTGAAAAACTGCATAAATTGTCAAGACTGAGACCACTGCTTGCAACAGAACTAAGTTAA
- the mreD gene encoding rod shape-determining protein MreD, translating to MIVRYSLFIALFVLFIFEGTFYQAFAPDFYGFPYELIPRGMFMLILLTGIYRGRGYGLLYGIFFGILYDIVYSSVLGVYTFGMGLIAYVLSIPLPFIKNNLALTILTVISGVALLEYYIFGMMILLGITDLSNDIFLTVRFIPTLIMNFIILTLIAYPVKLWCQKVDSEIQ from the coding sequence ATGATCGTTAGATATTCTTTATTTATAGCACTGTTTGTTCTCTTTATTTTCGAAGGTACATTTTATCAAGCCTTCGCTCCAGATTTTTACGGTTTTCCATATGAGTTAATCCCCCGTGGGATGTTTATGCTTATTTTGTTGACAGGGATCTATCGGGGCCGCGGTTATGGGCTACTATATGGAATTTTCTTCGGCATCTTGTATGATATTGTTTATTCATCTGTCTTAGGCGTCTATACATTTGGAATGGGACTAATTGCGTATGTTCTATCGATTCCACTTCCTTTTATTAAGAATAATTTAGCTCTCACCATTTTAACGGTCATTTCAGGTGTGGCTTTGTTGGAATATTATATATTTGGCATGATGATCCTTTTAGGGATTACGGACTTGTCAAATGATATCTTTCTAACGGTTCGCTTTATCCCTACACTTATCATGAATTTTATCATATTAACACTCATAGCTTATCCAGTTAAGCTATGGTGTCAGAAGGTTGATTCGGAAATTCAATAG
- the mreC gene encoding rod shape-determining protein MreC: MSSFFSNKRLIVLLVCMIILVALIGYSMSDRRSLSWPEQFVADTVGSLQSAFSRPAHFAAGFFDNVRDMRNLYEENQLLKSHLDEYATLQVELNQLQRRNEELEAAVDLQDDPDLMSYTVRSAIVIHRSPDRWNEQVGINKGAQDGLEENMAVITSEGLIGKIDRVSQFSSTIRLLSDQDITNRISAMVDTDDETVFGFIEGMDEETGYLRFTKIDMEAELENGQTVSTSGLGGVFPQGLQIGKIVEYDTDEFGLTQTAYVEPSANFSRLDYVMVVERGADTLEEKINPDLEDDDS; this comes from the coding sequence ATGTCTTCTTTTTTTTCAAATAAGCGACTCATTGTATTATTAGTTTGCATGATTATACTAGTAGCATTAATCGGTTACTCCATGAGTGATCGTAGGAGTCTTTCATGGCCAGAGCAGTTTGTAGCCGATACAGTCGGTTCTCTCCAGTCTGCTTTTTCTAGACCCGCTCATTTTGCAGCGGGTTTCTTTGACAACGTACGTGACATGAGAAATTTATATGAAGAAAATCAACTGTTAAAATCGCATTTAGATGAATATGCCACATTGCAAGTAGAGTTGAATCAGTTGCAGCGCCGCAATGAAGAATTAGAAGCAGCTGTGGATTTGCAAGATGATCCTGACTTAATGAGCTATACTGTCCGCTCAGCAATTGTTATTCATCGTTCACCAGACCGTTGGAATGAGCAGGTTGGAATTAATAAAGGGGCCCAGGATGGCCTTGAGGAGAACATGGCAGTTATTACGTCTGAAGGCTTGATCGGTAAAATTGATCGAGTGTCGCAATTTTCTTCAACTATTCGTCTGCTAAGTGATCAAGATATCACAAATCGAATTTCTGCCATGGTCGATACAGACGATGAGACGGTGTTTGGGTTTATTGAAGGTATGGACGAGGAAACTGGGTATTTACGATTTACAAAAATTGATATGGAAGCCGAACTGGAGAATGGGCAAACGGTGTCTACTTCTGGATTAGGGGGAGTTTTTCCTCAAGGTCTCCAAATCGGTAAAATTGTAGAATATGACACAGATGAATTTGGCTTGACACAAACAGCATATGTAGAACCTTCAGCAAATTTTTCGCGTCTGGATTATGTGATGGTAGTAGAGCGTGGTGCAGATACGTTGGAAGAAAAGATAAATCCGGATTTAGAGGACGATGACTCATGA
- a CDS encoding rod shape-determining protein, whose amino-acid sequence MFAGFSKDLGIDLGTANTLVYVKGKGVILREPSVVAIRSDTGSIEAVGNDAKNMIGRTPGNIVAIRPMKDGVIADFDTTATMIKYFIQQALRNRSVFTKKPNVMVCVPSGITAVEKRAVEDATKQAGAKEAYTIEEPFAAAIGANLPVWEPTGSMIVDIGGGTTEVAIISLGGIVTSQSVRVAGDEMDDAIVQYIKKTYNLMIGERTAEAIKFEVGAAGSPEVHDEMDIRGRDLVSGLPKTISVNAQEITKALEDTVTQIVQAVKDTLEQSPPELAADIMDRGIVLTGGGALLSNLDKVLSDETNMPVLVSEDPLDCVAIGTGKALENLHLFRSKAGISVRSNRKG is encoded by the coding sequence ATGTTTGCAGGATTTTCTAAAGATTTAGGGATTGACTTAGGAACAGCTAATACACTTGTTTATGTTAAAGGAAAAGGTGTTATTTTACGTGAACCGTCCGTTGTGGCGATTCGTTCAGATACAGGTTCAATTGAAGCGGTTGGTAATGACGCTAAAAATATGATTGGTAGAACACCTGGAAATATTGTAGCTATTAGACCGATGAAAGATGGTGTTATTGCAGACTTTGATACAACGGCAACAATGATAAAATATTTTATTCAGCAAGCCCTTAGAAACCGATCTGTTTTCACGAAGAAACCTAATGTGATGGTTTGTGTACCATCAGGTATTACAGCTGTAGAAAAACGTGCAGTAGAAGATGCTACAAAGCAAGCTGGAGCGAAAGAGGCGTATACAATTGAAGAGCCTTTTGCTGCAGCAATCGGTGCCAATTTACCTGTTTGGGAGCCGACGGGAAGTATGATTGTTGATATCGGTGGTGGTACCACAGAAGTGGCAATTATTTCCCTTGGCGGAATTGTAACAAGTCAATCTGTACGAGTAGCTGGAGACGAAATGGATGATGCAATTGTTCAGTATATTAAAAAAACGTATAACCTCATGATTGGTGAACGAACTGCTGAGGCCATTAAATTTGAAGTAGGAGCTGCAGGTTCTCCAGAAGTTCACGATGAAATGGATATTCGTGGACGGGATCTCGTATCAGGATTACCAAAAACGATTTCAGTAAATGCACAAGAGATTACAAAAGCTCTAGAAGATACAGTGACACAAATCGTTCAGGCTGTGAAGGATACACTGGAGCAGTCACCACCGGAACTAGCGGCTGATATTATGGATAGAGGAATTGTGCTAACAGGTGGTGGAGCGCTATTGAGTAATCTTGATAAAGTGCTGTCAGATGAAACAAATATGCCAGTACTTGTTTCAGAGGATCCATTAGACTGTGTTGCCATAGGTACTGGTAAAGCTTTGGAGAACCTTCATTTATTCCGTTCTAAAGCTGGAATTTCTGTCCGTTCAAACCGAAAAGGATAG
- the radC gene encoding DNA repair protein RadC: MTSSFMIRDVPKNERPRERMLRVGAGALSNQELIALLLRTGTKAESVLQLSARVIQHFNGLNLFKEAQVKELTAIKGIGEAKAIQLLAALELGKRVYHYTAEERYVIRSPEDVAQYMMDDMRQLNQEHFVVLYLNTKNHVLHKRTIFIGSLNASIVHPREIFREAFRYSAASIVCLHNHPSGDPEPSQQDIDVTQRLIESGKMLGIELLDHVIIGDRCFYSLKEKGYV, from the coding sequence ATGACGTCATCATTTATGATAAGAGATGTTCCTAAAAACGAAAGGCCACGGGAGAGAATGTTGAGAGTTGGAGCGGGAGCGTTATCGAATCAGGAGCTGATAGCACTCCTTCTCCGAACAGGAACGAAAGCAGAGTCTGTACTTCAATTGTCCGCACGTGTTATTCAACATTTTAATGGTTTAAATCTTTTTAAGGAAGCACAAGTCAAAGAATTAACAGCTATAAAAGGAATAGGTGAAGCAAAAGCGATCCAGCTATTAGCCGCTCTTGAATTAGGAAAACGAGTCTATCACTATACGGCTGAAGAGCGTTATGTGATTCGATCCCCTGAAGATGTTGCACAATATATGATGGATGATATGCGCCAACTTAATCAAGAACATTTTGTTGTCCTTTACTTAAATACGAAAAATCACGTGCTTCATAAGAGAACAATTTTCATTGGCAGCTTGAATGCTTCAATTGTCCACCCCCGTGAAATTTTTCGAGAAGCTTTTCGATATTCAGCTGCTTCGATCGTTTGCCTTCATAATCATCCATCTGGAGACCCTGAACCAAGCCAACAAGATATCGACGTAACACAGCGATTAATTGAATCTGGCAAGATGCTTGGAATTGAGTTACTCGATCATGTTATTATTGGTGACAGGTGTTTTTATTCGTTAAAAGAAAAAGGGTATGTATAA
- a CDS encoding nucleoside triphosphate pyrophosphatase, which translates to MKSLILASQSPRRHQLLEQVNIPFSVVPSAVEEIVDNNLSPADIAMSLAKQKADEVFNNHPKSVVIGADTIVVANDKILEKPSNTQEAYDMLQLLSGDSHSVVTGVTINSDENNVTFFEETIVHFYPLTQEEIEMYVESGEPFDKAGAYGIQGLGAALVKKIEGDYFAVVGLPIAKVVRVLKKFQIFQSN; encoded by the coding sequence ATGAAATCACTTATTTTAGCTTCACAATCACCTCGACGCCACCAACTTTTAGAGCAAGTGAACATCCCTTTTTCTGTCGTGCCAAGCGCCGTAGAAGAAATAGTTGATAACAACCTTTCTCCTGCTGATATTGCTATGTCTTTAGCTAAACAAAAAGCTGATGAGGTTTTTAACAACCATCCTAAAAGTGTCGTGATCGGCGCCGATACCATTGTTGTTGCTAATGACAAAATTCTTGAGAAACCGTCTAACACACAGGAAGCTTATGACATGCTTCAGCTTCTTTCTGGTGATAGTCACTCTGTTGTGACAGGTGTAACGATAAACTCTGATGAAAATAACGTTACCTTTTTTGAGGAAACGATCGTTCACTTTTATCCTTTAACACAGGAGGAAATTGAGATGTATGTAGAGAGTGGTGAGCCGTTTGATAAAGCAGGTGCTTACGGCATTCAAGGTTTAGGAGCAGCCTTAGTGAAAAAAATTGAAGGGGATTATTTCGCGGTAGTTGGGTTACCGATTGCTAAAGTGGTTCGAGTATTGAAAAAATTCCAAATTTTCCAATCGAATTAA